A single genomic interval of Syntrophaceae bacterium harbors:
- the proB gene encoding glutamate 5-kinase, which produces MSIERKKILAGVRRVIVKIGTGVLTGSDGLDREIIQQLVDEMAGLIKKGYQIVIVTSGAIASGKHRMGITGKLKSMPEKQACAAIGQSRVMRVYSTAFGKHDLYVAQILLTMDDLTDRKRFINVKNTLSTLMEWHVIPIINENDTVAVDEIKFGDNDHLAAMVANITEADLVISMTNTEGLFDRNPKTPGAKKAKLIGVVREITDEIESMATAETDPTGMGGMRSKVLAARKVTACGIPYIIARGKRKGILGEIFSGKDVGTLFIPMTERLSSREYWIAFTLRSRGKLFIDEGAKKAIVENGKSLLPSGIERVEGEFAVGDPVLVIGPDGKAVAKGLVNYSAQELHKIQGLKSSKIEQVLGYKHYDEVIHRDNMAVQKAPKAQKAAKVA; this is translated from the coding sequence ATGAGCATTGAGCGCAAGAAGATCCTCGCCGGCGTCCGCCGGGTCATCGTGAAAATCGGGACGGGCGTCCTCACGGGCAGCGACGGCCTCGACCGTGAAATCATCCAGCAGCTCGTCGACGAGATGGCGGGGCTGATCAAGAAGGGCTACCAGATCGTCATCGTCACCTCGGGGGCCATCGCCTCGGGCAAGCACCGCATGGGCATCACCGGGAAGCTCAAGAGCATGCCGGAAAAGCAGGCCTGCGCGGCCATCGGGCAGAGCCGGGTCATGCGCGTCTACTCCACGGCCTTCGGCAAGCACGATCTGTACGTGGCCCAGATCCTGCTGACCATGGACGACCTGACAGACCGCAAGCGCTTCATCAACGTCAAGAACACCCTGTCCACCCTCATGGAGTGGCACGTCATCCCCATCATCAACGAAAACGACACCGTCGCCGTCGACGAGATCAAGTTCGGCGACAACGATCACCTGGCCGCCATGGTGGCCAACATCACCGAGGCGGACCTCGTCATCAGCATGACGAACACGGAGGGGCTCTTCGACCGCAACCCCAAGACCCCGGGAGCGAAAAAAGCGAAACTGATCGGGGTGGTGCGCGAGATCACCGACGAGATCGAATCCATGGCCACGGCCGAGACGGACCCCACCGGCATGGGCGGGATGCGGAGCAAGGTCCTCGCGGCGCGGAAGGTCACGGCCTGCGGGATTCCCTACATCATCGCCCGGGGGAAGAGGAAGGGGATCCTCGGCGAGATCTTTTCGGGCAAGGACGTGGGGACCCTCTTCATCCCCATGACGGAACGCCTCTCGAGCCGGGAGTACTGGATCGCCTTCACGCTGCGTTCCCGGGGGAAGCTCTTCATCGACGAAGGCGCCAAGAAGGCCATCGTGGAGAACGGCAAGAGCCTCCTGCCCTCGGGCATCGAGCGGGTGGAGGGGGAATTCGCCGTGGGAGACCCGGTCCTCGTGATCGGCCCCGACGGGAAGGCCGTCGCCAAGGGCCTGGTCAACTACAGCGCCCAGGAGCTGCACAAGATCCAGGGCCTCAAGTCCTCCAAGATCGAGCAGGTCCTCGGCTACAAGCACTACGACGAGGTCATCCACCGGGACAACATGGCCGTCCAGAAGGCCCCGAAGGCCCAGAAGGCGGCCAAGGTAGCCTGA
- the rpsT gene encoding 30S ribosomal protein S20, with translation MATHRSAEKRDRQNKKRKARNAAVKSQTKTEIKKVLAAVESGDGEGSEKALKNAIRVIKKAASKGVYHKNNASRKVSRLTRKVAALKKA, from the coding sequence TTGGCTACCCATCGTTCGGCGGAAAAAAGGGACCGGCAGAACAAGAAGCGCAAGGCCCGGAATGCGGCCGTGAAGTCGCAGACGAAGACCGAGATCAAGAAAGTGCTGGCAGCGGTGGAGAGCGGGGACGGTGAGGGGTCCGAAAAGGCCCTCAAGAACGCCATCCGGGTGATCAAGAAGGCCGCCTCCAAGGGCGTCTATCACAAGAACAACGCCTCCCGCAAGGTTTCCCGCCTGACGCGCAAGGTCGCTGCCCTGAAGAAGGCGTAG
- a CDS encoding 6,7-dimethyl-8-ribityllumazine synthase yields the protein MKNITEGKIVAQGMKFAVVASRFNDFISGKLIEGALDGLTRAGAREQDIRVFKCPGAFEIPLVAKKVAKTGKFDAVICLGAVIRGATPHFDYVAAEVSKGVAQVALETEVPVVFGVLTTDSIEQAIERAGTKSGNKGWDAAMSAIEMVDLFRNL from the coding sequence ATGAAGAACATCACGGAAGGGAAAATCGTTGCCCAGGGGATGAAGTTCGCCGTCGTGGCGAGCCGGTTCAACGATTTCATCAGCGGCAAGCTCATCGAGGGCGCCCTCGACGGGCTGACCCGGGCGGGCGCCCGGGAGCAGGACATCCGGGTCTTCAAGTGTCCCGGGGCCTTCGAGATCCCGCTGGTGGCCAAGAAGGTCGCCAAGACGGGCAAATTCGACGCCGTCATCTGCCTGGGCGCGGTGATCCGCGGGGCGACGCCCCATTTCGACTACGTCGCGGCGGAGGTCTCCAAGGGCGTGGCCCAGGTGGCCCTGGAGACGGAAGTGCCCGTCGTGTTCGGGGTGCTCACCACCGACTCGATCGAGCAGGCCATCGAGCGCGCGGGCACCAAGAGCGGCAACAAGGGCTGGGATGCCGCCATGTCCGCGATCGAGATGGTGGACCTGTTCCGAAACCTCTAA
- the nusB gene encoding transcription antitermination factor NusB: MRLRRKAREIALQVLYQLDVLRIDPREAIQLFWDHFTAPAEARAFASELVEGTWAHREAIDRMISACSENWSLERMARVDRNILRLAVYELVYGRGIPPKVALNEAIDLGKEFGSENSGSFINGILDALYSKLLKDHADQGDDGKPGPASS, from the coding sequence ATGCGTCTCAGAAGGAAGGCAAGGGAAATCGCCTTGCAGGTTCTTTATCAGCTCGATGTGCTGAGAATCGATCCCCGGGAGGCCATCCAGCTTTTCTGGGATCACTTCACTGCGCCCGCAGAGGCCCGCGCGTTCGCCTCGGAGCTCGTCGAGGGGACGTGGGCACACCGGGAGGCGATCGACCGGATGATCAGTGCCTGCTCGGAGAACTGGTCCCTCGAGCGCATGGCCCGGGTCGACCGGAACATCCTTCGCCTGGCCGTCTACGAGCTGGTGTACGGCCGGGGGATCCCCCCCAAGGTGGCCCTCAACGAGGCTATCGACCTCGGCAAGGAATTCGGTTCCGAAAACTCGGGTTCCTTTATCAACGGCATCCTCGATGCCCTGTACTCGAAACTGCTGAAGGACCATGCGGATCAAGGTGACGACGGAAAGCCTGGACCGGCTTCATCATGA
- a CDS encoding methylated-DNA--[protein]-cysteine S-methyltransferase: MAATFYEHPVRTRLCTAALIWSEDRRGPRVVRIFFPAVPGMIGAAFPGAERKSAGAVTKLGDELAAFAEGQPVSFDTALLDMGRVTPFQRKVLAVLAAIPRGKVMSYGGVAAKTGSPGGARAAGRCCAKNPFPVVYPCHRVIRADGSLGGFLGGLELKRALLEMEGIRFGKDGKVLPGQILG; encoded by the coding sequence ATGGCTGCAACGTTTTATGAACATCCGGTCCGAACCCGTCTCTGCACGGCCGCACTCATATGGTCCGAAGACCGGCGGGGGCCCCGGGTGGTGAGGATTTTCTTTCCCGCCGTGCCCGGCATGATCGGCGCGGCATTCCCGGGAGCCGAGAGGAAATCCGCCGGCGCCGTCACGAAACTCGGCGATGAGCTCGCTGCATTCGCGGAGGGACAGCCGGTCTCCTTCGACACGGCCCTTCTCGACATGGGCCGGGTGACGCCCTTCCAGCGGAAGGTGCTGGCGGTACTCGCGGCCATTCCCCGCGGAAAGGTCATGAGCTACGGGGGTGTCGCGGCCAAAACGGGCTCTCCCGGCGGGGCGAGGGCCGCGGGCCGGTGCTGCGCGAAGAACCCCTTTCCCGTCGTCTACCCCTGCCACCGGGTGATCCGGGCGGACGGCTCGCTGGGGGGCTTCCTCGGCGGGCTCGAGCTCAAGAGGGCCCTGCTGGAAATGGAGGGGATCCGTTTCGGCAAGGACGGGAAGGTCCTGCCGGGCCAGATCCTGGGCTGA
- the obgE gene encoding GTPase ObgE — MKFVDEARIYVKAGDGGRGCVSFRREKYVPRGGPNGGDGGKGGDVVVVASASHRTLLDLKFQQHHVARHGGHGEGSDRTGRNSEDVVIPVPVGTIVSDDATGEVLADLVEDGQRVVVARGGRGGRGNAFFATSTNRAPRYAQPGEKGEERWIRLELKLLADVGVIGYPNAGKSTLISRVSAAKPKIADYPFTTLTPNLGVVQYKNFGTFVIADIPGLIEGAHRGVGLGTRFLRHVERTAVLIHLLDISGEGPVSGWNRFETINRELELYDPALAKKPQVVAIGKMDLPETRERAKKEIDFFREKGIEVYGISAVTGEGVEALIAAVVKRLQQGAWGKHEH, encoded by the coding sequence TTGAAATTCGTCGACGAGGCCAGGATCTATGTCAAGGCGGGCGACGGGGGCCGCGGGTGCGTGAGCTTCCGGAGGGAGAAGTACGTCCCCCGGGGCGGCCCCAACGGGGGCGACGGCGGCAAGGGCGGCGACGTGGTCGTCGTGGCCTCGGCAAGCCACCGGACCCTGCTGGATCTCAAGTTTCAGCAGCACCACGTGGCGCGCCACGGGGGCCACGGCGAGGGCAGCGACCGCACGGGGCGCAATTCCGAGGACGTCGTGATCCCCGTGCCGGTCGGGACGATCGTCTCCGATGACGCAACGGGCGAGGTCCTGGCGGACCTCGTCGAGGACGGCCAGCGCGTCGTCGTGGCGAGGGGGGGCCGGGGCGGCAGGGGCAACGCCTTTTTCGCCACGTCGACGAACCGGGCGCCCCGCTATGCCCAGCCGGGCGAGAAGGGCGAGGAACGCTGGATCCGCCTCGAGCTGAAACTGCTGGCCGATGTCGGGGTCATCGGGTACCCCAATGCCGGCAAGTCGACCCTCATCTCGCGGGTCTCGGCGGCCAAACCGAAGATCGCCGACTACCCCTTCACAACGCTCACCCCGAATCTCGGCGTCGTGCAGTACAAGAATTTCGGCACCTTCGTGATCGCCGACATCCCCGGCCTCATCGAGGGGGCCCACCGGGGCGTCGGCCTCGGGACCCGGTTCCTGCGGCACGTGGAGCGGACGGCCGTCCTGATCCACCTTCTCGATATTTCCGGCGAGGGCCCCGTCAGCGGGTGGAACCGTTTTGAAACGATCAACCGGGAACTCGAGCTCTACGACCCGGCCCTGGCGAAAAAGCCGCAGGTCGTGGCGATCGGCAAGATGGATCTGCCGGAAACCCGGGAACGGGCGAAAAAAGAAATTGACTTCTTTCGGGAAAAGGGGATAGAAGTCTACGGAATTTCAGCAGTTACGGGCGAGGGGGTCGAGGCCCTGATCGCGGCGGTTGTGAAAAGATTGCAACAGGGTGCATGGGGAAAGCATGAGCATTGA
- a CDS encoding leucine--tRNA ligase: METRYRPHAIEEKWQKFWEEKKIFKVTEDPGKKKYYLLEMFPYPSGRIHMGHVRNYTIGDVVARYKRMRGFNVLHPMGWDAFGMPAENAAIDHGVHPAKWTNDNIANMKAQLKRMGFSYDWDREISTCEPYYYKWEQLFFLWMYEKGLVYKKESAVNWCPKCQTVLANEQVEAGQCWRCGTEVQEEHLSQWFFRITRYVEELLEYCDRLTGWPERVITMQKNWIGKSYGVEITFPMADGGEPIRVFTTRQDTIYGATFMLVAAEHPLVMQLAKGKPIEKDVMEYVERVKKQDRLMRTSDYYEKEGVFLDAYCLNPVTGRKMPIYAANFVLADYGTGCVMAVPTHDQRDFEFAKKYKLPLIVVIQDPKKALNVETMTEAYVDEGILVNSGPFDGMKNTEAMEAIASHLESIGKGKKTVQYRLRDWGISRQRYWGAPIPIVYCDKCGTVPVAEADLPVVLPMDVELTGEGGSPLARVESFVNTTCPGCKGPARRETDTMDTFVESSWYFDRFASPHCDVKPGLDRKAMDYWLPVDQYIGGIEHAILHLLYSRFYTKVLRDFGVLGIDEPFTNLLTQGMVCKETAKCPEHGFLYPDEVEGETCKKCGKPVVIGKTEKMSKSLKNVVDPDYLIEKYGCDTARMFCLFAAPPEKDLEWSDQGVEGSFRFLGRVWRLAVDYLEDIRGAGPLTGSEDLGEDFKKLRRKTHQTIRKVTTDIEDRFRFNTAISAVMELVNLVYQVPRPAKEDKASLAVIREAIEAVVVLLAPIVPHITEELWEMMGNRESLTAVPWPSYDPQLASEEELTIVVQVNGKLRSRITVSADESEERIKEMALADEKTRKFLEGVQIVRVITVPRKLVNIVVKG, encoded by the coding sequence ATGGAAACGAGATACCGACCCCACGCGATCGAGGAAAAGTGGCAGAAATTCTGGGAAGAAAAGAAGATCTTCAAGGTCACCGAAGATCCCGGGAAGAAGAAGTACTACCTCCTCGAGATGTTCCCCTACCCCTCGGGCCGCATCCACATGGGGCACGTGCGCAACTACACCATCGGTGACGTCGTCGCCCGCTACAAGCGCATGCGGGGCTTCAACGTCCTGCACCCCATGGGCTGGGACGCCTTCGGCATGCCCGCCGAGAACGCCGCCATCGACCACGGCGTCCATCCCGCGAAGTGGACGAACGACAACATCGCGAACATGAAGGCCCAGCTCAAGCGCATGGGCTTCAGCTACGACTGGGACCGCGAGATCTCGACCTGCGAGCCCTACTACTATAAATGGGAGCAGCTCTTCTTCCTCTGGATGTACGAGAAGGGCCTTGTCTACAAGAAGGAATCGGCGGTCAACTGGTGCCCGAAGTGCCAGACGGTGCTGGCCAACGAGCAGGTCGAGGCGGGCCAGTGCTGGCGGTGCGGCACCGAGGTTCAGGAGGAGCACCTCTCGCAGTGGTTCTTCCGGATCACCCGGTACGTGGAGGAGCTGCTGGAGTACTGCGACCGGCTCACGGGATGGCCCGAGCGCGTCATCACCATGCAGAAGAACTGGATCGGCAAGAGCTACGGCGTCGAGATCACGTTCCCCATGGCCGACGGCGGCGAGCCCATCCGGGTCTTCACGACGCGGCAGGACACGATCTACGGGGCCACCTTCATGCTCGTGGCCGCCGAGCACCCGCTCGTCATGCAGCTCGCCAAGGGCAAGCCCATCGAGAAAGACGTCATGGAGTACGTGGAGCGCGTCAAGAAGCAGGACAGGCTCATGCGGACCTCCGACTACTACGAGAAGGAGGGCGTCTTCCTCGACGCCTACTGCCTCAACCCCGTGACGGGCCGCAAGATGCCCATCTACGCCGCCAATTTCGTCCTGGCCGACTACGGCACGGGCTGCGTCATGGCCGTCCCCACCCACGACCAGCGCGACTTCGAGTTCGCCAAGAAGTACAAGCTTCCCCTGATCGTCGTCATCCAGGACCCGAAGAAGGCCCTCAACGTGGAAACGATGACGGAAGCCTACGTGGACGAGGGGATCCTCGTCAACTCGGGACCCTTCGACGGGATGAAGAACACGGAGGCCATGGAGGCCATCGCATCGCACCTGGAGTCGATCGGGAAGGGGAAGAAGACCGTCCAGTACCGCCTGCGCGACTGGGGGATCTCCCGGCAGCGCTACTGGGGCGCCCCGATCCCTATCGTCTACTGCGACAAGTGCGGGACGGTGCCCGTGGCGGAAGCGGACCTGCCCGTCGTGCTCCCGATGGACGTGGAGCTCACCGGCGAGGGCGGCTCGCCCCTGGCCCGGGTCGAGTCCTTCGTGAACACGACCTGCCCGGGCTGCAAGGGCCCCGCCAGGCGCGAGACGGACACGATGGACACCTTCGTGGAGTCCTCCTGGTACTTCGACCGCTTCGCCTCGCCGCACTGCGACGTCAAGCCCGGTCTCGACCGCAAGGCCATGGACTACTGGCTCCCCGTGGACCAGTACATCGGCGGGATCGAGCACGCCATCCTGCACCTGCTCTACTCGCGGTTCTACACGAAGGTGCTGCGGGACTTCGGCGTGCTGGGAATCGACGAGCCCTTCACGAACCTCCTCACCCAGGGCATGGTCTGCAAGGAGACGGCGAAGTGCCCCGAGCACGGGTTCCTCTACCCCGACGAGGTCGAGGGGGAAACGTGCAAAAAGTGCGGCAAGCCCGTCGTCATCGGCAAGACCGAGAAGATGTCCAAGTCGCTCAAGAACGTCGTCGACCCGGATTACCTCATCGAGAAGTACGGCTGCGACACGGCGCGGATGTTCTGCCTCTTCGCCGCGCCGCCGGAGAAGGACCTCGAGTGGAGCGACCAGGGCGTGGAGGGGTCCTTCCGGTTCCTGGGCCGGGTGTGGCGGCTGGCCGTGGACTACCTGGAGGATATCCGGGGAGCCGGGCCCCTGACGGGCTCGGAGGACCTCGGCGAGGACTTCAAGAAACTGCGCCGAAAGACGCACCAGACGATCCGCAAGGTGACGACGGACATCGAGGACCGTTTCCGCTTCAACACGGCCATCAGCGCCGTCATGGAGCTGGTCAACCTCGTCTACCAGGTCCCGAGGCCGGCCAAAGAGGACAAGGCGTCCCTGGCGGTCATCCGGGAGGCCATCGAGGCGGTGGTCGTCCTGCTGGCGCCCATCGTGCCCCACATCACGGAAGAGCTGTGGGAGATGATGGGCAACAGGGAGTCTCTCACGGCCGTGCCCTGGCCCTCCTACGACCCGCAGCTCGCCTCGGAGGAGGAGCTGACGATCGTCGTCCAGGTCAACGGGAAGCTGCGGAGCCGCATCACCGTCAGCGCCGACGAGTCGGAGGAACGGATCAAGGAGATGGCCCTTGCAGACGAGAAGACGAGGAAGTTCCTCGAGGGCGTTCAGATCGTCAGGGTCATCACCGTGCCGAGAAAGCTGGTCAACATCGTCGTGAAGGGCTAG
- a CDS encoding bifunctional 3,4-dihydroxy-2-butanone-4-phosphate synthase/GTP cyclohydrolase II — MAISTIPEAIEDIKNGKMVILVDDEDRENEGDLCMAAEFVTPEAINFMAKYGRGLICLTLTEELAQKINLHLMVNDNQSRFKTAFTVSIEARRGVTTGISAHDRATTIRTAIADNVKPEDIVSPGHVFPILARRGGVLVRTGQTEGSVDLARLAGLKPSGVICEIMKDDGTMARMPDLEIFAKEHGLKIVTIADLINFRMKTESFVRRAATATLPTAFGGDFKFIVYENDVDDYKHVALVKGEIGPEDAVLVRVHSECMTGDVFGSMRCDCGDQLHRAMEMIHEAGKGVIVYMHQEGRGIGLVNKVKAYELQEHGRDTVEANLELGFKEDLRDYGIGAQILVDLGVRKIRLLTNNPKKVVGLEGYGMTIVERVPIEIKPSEANLRYLRTKKEKMGHILKV; from the coding sequence ATGGCAATCAGCACGATTCCCGAAGCGATCGAAGACATCAAGAACGGCAAGATGGTCATCCTCGTCGACGACGAGGACCGCGAAAACGAGGGCGATCTCTGCATGGCCGCCGAGTTCGTCACCCCCGAGGCCATCAACTTCATGGCCAAGTACGGCCGCGGCCTCATCTGCCTCACCCTCACCGAGGAGCTGGCCCAGAAGATCAACCTCCACCTGATGGTCAACGACAACCAGTCGCGCTTCAAGACGGCCTTCACGGTCTCCATCGAGGCCCGGCGCGGCGTCACGACGGGCATCTCGGCCCACGACCGGGCCACGACGATCCGCACGGCCATCGCGGACAATGTGAAGCCCGAGGACATCGTGAGCCCGGGGCACGTCTTCCCGATCCTGGCCCGCAGGGGCGGCGTGCTGGTCCGCACGGGCCAGACCGAGGGCTCCGTGGACCTGGCGCGGCTGGCGGGGCTCAAGCCCAGCGGGGTGATCTGCGAGATCATGAAGGACGACGGCACCATGGCGCGGATGCCCGACCTGGAGATCTTCGCGAAGGAGCACGGCCTCAAGATCGTCACCATCGCCGACCTCATCAACTTCCGGATGAAGACGGAATCCTTCGTCCGCCGCGCGGCGACGGCCACGCTGCCCACCGCCTTCGGCGGGGACTTCAAGTTCATCGTCTACGAGAACGACGTGGACGACTACAAGCATGTGGCCCTCGTCAAGGGCGAGATCGGCCCCGAGGACGCCGTGCTCGTCCGGGTGCACTCGGAGTGCATGACGGGCGACGTCTTCGGCTCCATGCGCTGCGACTGCGGGGACCAGCTCCACCGGGCCATGGAGATGATCCACGAGGCCGGCAAGGGGGTGATCGTCTACATGCACCAGGAGGGCCGTGGGATCGGCCTCGTCAACAAGGTCAAGGCCTACGAGCTCCAGGAGCACGGCCGCGACACCGTGGAGGCGAACCTCGAGCTGGGGTTCAAGGAGGACCTGCGGGACTACGGTATCGGCGCCCAGATCCTGGTGGACCTCGGCGTGCGGAAGATCCGGCTGCTCACGAACAACCCCAAGAAGGTCGTCGGCCTCGAGGGCTACGGGATGACGATCGTCGAGCGGGTCCCCATCGAGATCAAGCCCAGCGAGGCGAACCTGCGGTACCTGCGGACGAAGAAGGAGAAGATGGGTCACATCCTGAAGGTCTAG
- the trkA gene encoding Trk system potassium transporter TrkA, with protein sequence MKVIIIGAGEVGYHIADILSKEKQDVILIDRNEERLQELAEILDVMTLHGSGSSPEILRRAGLEQADMVIAVTDSDETNMVACLLASTQSRVSFKIARIRNPELDEYSAIFGKDHLNINLCINPEREAVKNALDLIEFPGATEVTDFHDGRIKLIGFPVLNSDVTGKTLQELRKGHPNSKMLITSIIRDEMLIEPRGDSVIREGDYFFAVAAAEEAKELLRIFGRKAEPARRIVIMGGGNTGRMLAEALEAKGVAVKIIEKRKDRCRFLAERLDRAVVLHGDGTSQDLLLEENIRDMDVFVAVTNDEEANILGALLAKRLGVRKTLALINRVEYMPLVSRVGIDGVINPRHAAISKILHYVRRGKIVTAAPLHDERVEAFEVVALATSEITSRPIKDIAFPPGTIVGAVIRGQEMIIASGDTLIQPGDHVIIFTFRSSIPQVEKILMVKLEYFE encoded by the coding sequence ATGAAGGTCATCATCATCGGGGCGGGGGAGGTCGGGTATCACATCGCCGACATCCTCTCCAAGGAGAAGCAGGACGTCATCCTCATCGACCGCAACGAGGAGCGGCTCCAGGAACTCGCCGAGATCCTCGACGTCATGACGCTCCACGGCAGCGGCAGCAGCCCCGAGATCCTCCGGAGGGCGGGCCTCGAGCAGGCGGACATGGTCATCGCCGTCACGGACAGCGACGAGACCAACATGGTGGCCTGCCTGCTCGCCTCGACGCAGTCCCGGGTCTCCTTCAAGATCGCCCGGATCCGCAACCCCGAGCTCGACGAGTACTCCGCCATCTTCGGCAAGGACCACCTCAACATCAACCTCTGCATCAACCCCGAGCGCGAGGCCGTCAAGAACGCCCTGGACCTCATCGAGTTCCCCGGCGCCACGGAGGTGACGGACTTCCACGACGGACGCATCAAGCTCATTGGGTTTCCCGTCCTGAACAGCGACGTCACCGGGAAGACCCTCCAGGAGCTCCGCAAGGGCCACCCGAACAGCAAGATGCTCATCACCTCCATCATCCGCGACGAGATGCTCATCGAGCCCCGGGGGGACTCGGTCATCCGGGAGGGCGACTACTTCTTCGCCGTCGCCGCCGCGGAGGAGGCGAAGGAGCTGCTGCGGATCTTCGGACGCAAGGCGGAGCCGGCCCGGCGGATCGTCATCATGGGCGGGGGCAACACGGGGCGGATGCTCGCCGAGGCCCTCGAGGCCAAGGGTGTGGCCGTCAAGATCATCGAGAAGCGCAAGGACCGCTGCCGCTTCCTCGCGGAGAGGCTCGACCGGGCCGTCGTCCTGCACGGCGACGGCACGAGCCAGGATCTCCTGCTGGAGGAGAACATCCGGGACATGGACGTCTTCGTCGCCGTCACCAACGACGAGGAGGCCAACATCCTCGGCGCGCTGCTGGCCAAGCGGCTGGGGGTGAGGAAGACGCTCGCCCTCATCAACCGCGTCGAGTACATGCCGCTGGTCTCCCGGGTGGGCATCGATGGGGTCATCAACCCGCGGCACGCCGCCATCAGCAAGATCCTGCACTACGTGCGCCGCGGGAAGATCGTCACCGCCGCCCCGCTGCACGATGAGCGGGTCGAGGCCTTCGAGGTCGTCGCCCTGGCGACCTCCGAGATCACGAGCAGGCCCATCAAGGACATCGCCTTCCCGCCGGGCACGATCGTGGGCGCCGTCATCCGGGGCCAGGAAATGATCATCGCCAGCGGCGACACGCTCATCCAGCCGGGTGACCACGTCATCATCTTCACCTTCCGCTCGTCCATCCCGCAGGTCGAGAAGATCCTCATGGTGAAGCTGGAATACTTCGAATGA
- a CDS encoding TrkH family potassium uptake protein, protein MNLKNIVYILGIFVLLIGAAMLPAVVIAAALHEEAWKAIGLASLVTMGTGVGTYLVIPRTGERISLSHREGFVIVTLAWVLASAFGALPFLFSGVVPTYCDAFFETMSGFTTTGASVMSNLDKTPRGILFWRALTQWLGGMGIIILSIAILPILGVGGMQLFKAEIPSPVKDRLTPRIAETARNLWLVYIAISAVEFVLLFLGGMSAFDAVCHTFATMATGGFGNYDASIARFNSLYIEIVILVFMFIAGTNFALHYRFFKGDARPFVRDPEFRFYVSVVVVATAVITLDLRSHFSSLGEALRHAAFQVVSILTTTGFVTVNFDLWPVPSKIILLILMFIGGCAGSTGGAIKCLRFMIVIKQTVIELTRLIHPHAVLSVKIAKSPVPPEIVSSIRSFFFLYIALAMAATLTLTFLGVDMLTSVSGVAATLGNVGPGMGVVHADSNYAGLPQAAKWVLSLCMLLGRLEIYTVLVLLVPDFWKK, encoded by the coding sequence ATGAACCTCAAGAACATCGTCTACATCCTGGGGATCTTCGTCCTTCTCATCGGGGCCGCCATGCTGCCGGCCGTCGTCATCGCGGCGGCCCTGCACGAGGAGGCCTGGAAGGCCATCGGCCTTGCTTCCCTCGTCACGATGGGGACGGGAGTCGGGACATACCTCGTCATCCCGAGGACGGGCGAGCGGATCAGCCTGAGCCACCGGGAGGGGTTCGTGATCGTGACCCTCGCATGGGTCCTGGCCTCGGCCTTCGGGGCGCTGCCGTTCCTGTTCTCGGGAGTCGTGCCGACCTATTGCGACGCCTTCTTCGAAACCATGTCGGGCTTCACGACCACGGGGGCCTCGGTCATGTCGAACCTCGACAAGACCCCCAGGGGAATCCTCTTCTGGCGGGCCCTGACCCAGTGGCTGGGCGGCATGGGGATCATCATCCTCTCCATCGCCATCCTCCCGATCCTGGGCGTCGGCGGGATGCAGCTCTTCAAGGCGGAGATCCCCTCCCCCGTCAAGGACCGGCTCACCCCCCGGATCGCCGAGACGGCCAGGAACCTCTGGCTCGTCTACATCGCCATCTCCGCCGTCGAGTTCGTCCTCCTGTTCCTGGGCGGCATGAGCGCCTTCGACGCCGTCTGCCACACCTTCGCGACCATGGCGACAGGGGGGTTCGGAAACTACGACGCGAGCATCGCCCGCTTCAACAGCCTCTACATCGAGATCGTGATCCTCGTCTTCATGTTCATCGCCGGGACGAATTTCGCCCTCCACTACCGGTTCTTCAAGGGCGATGCCCGGCCGTTTGTCCGGGACCCCGAATTCCGTTTCTACGTCTCCGTGGTGGTCGTCGCGACGGCCGTGATCACCCTCGATTTGAGATCGCACTTTTCCAGCCTCGGCGAGGCGCTGCGCCACGCCGCCTTCCAGGTGGTCTCCATCCTCACCACGACGGGCTTCGTCACCGTCAACTTCGATCTCTGGCCCGTCCCCTCGAAGATCATCCTCCTGATCCTCATGTTCATCGGCGGCTGCGCCGGCTCCACGGGGGGCGCTATCAAGTGCCTGCGGTTCATGATCGTCATCAAGCAGACCGTCATCGAGCTCACCCGCCTGATCCACCCCCATGCCGTCCTCTCCGTCAAGATCGCCAAGTCGCCCGTGCCGCCGGAGATCGTCTCGAGCATCCGCAGCTTCTTCTTCCTCTACATCGCCCTGGCCATGGCGGCAACCCTGACCCTGACCTTCCTCGGCGTCGACATGCTCACCTCCGTCTCGGGGGTGGCCGCCACGCTCGGCAACGTGGGCCCCGGCATGGGGGTCGTCCACGCGGACTCGAACTACGCCGGGCTTCCCCAGGCGGCCAAGTGGGTCCTCTCCCTGTGCATGCTCCTCGGACGGCTCGAGATCTACACCGTCCTCGTCCTCCTCGTGCCCGATTTCTGGAAAAAATAG